A genomic window from Clostridium aceticum includes:
- a CDS encoding helix-turn-helix domain-containing protein, protein MDFKDKVKNRRLELGLTLEEVAKIVGVSAPTIQRYETGEIKNIRRDKIKLLADALQVSPAYLMDWDELTDKNKINKKSNLDDDDVFTRAAHKVGHDGPLTEEEKEKIALAIKIALMKNKE, encoded by the coding sequence ATGGATTTTAAAGACAAGGTTAAAAATAGACGCCTCGAATTAGGCTTAACACTTGAGGAAGTTGCAAAAATTGTAGGTGTTAGTGCTCCTACTATACAAAGATATGAGACTGGAGAAATTAAAAATATTCGTAGAGATAAAATCAAGCTATTAGCAGATGCGCTTCAAGTTTCTCCTGCATACTTGATGGATTGGGATGAGTTAACTGATAAAAATAAAATAAATAAGAAATCAAATCTTGACGATGACGATGTTTTCACCAGGGCGGCTCATAAAGTAGGTCATGATGGACCTCTTACAGAAGAAGAAAAGGAAAAGATAGCTCTCGCTATTAAGATAGCTTTAATGAAAAACAAAGAATAG
- a CDS encoding helix-turn-helix domain-containing protein codes for MFDKKKFRAQVLLSGKSLKDIADLLDINLTTLYRKMNGESDFYRNEIQLLCEHLDIKNPTEIFFAEKIT; via the coding sequence ATGTTTGATAAAAAAAAATTTAGAGCACAAGTGCTCTTGTCTGGAAAGTCGCTTAAAGACATCGCTGATTTGCTAGATATAAACTTAACTACGTTATATAGGAAAATGAATGGTGAAAGTGATTTTTATAGAAATGAGATTCAACTATTATGTGAGCACCTTGATATTAAAAATCCTACAGAAATTTTTTTTGCTGAAAAAATTACGTAA